One window from the genome of Paenibacillus azoreducens encodes:
- a CDS encoding SDR family NAD(P)-dependent oxidoreductase, with amino-acid sequence MLNAQDVLNLSGKVAVITGGASGIGLATAELLADFGAHAALIDINEEAGEKAAAAIRAKGGQASFYRCNVTSAADCERVASEIASAQGGIHILFNNAGVIRRKTVTELEEKDWDLVLDVSLKGVYLLSKYVIPIMEQGGGGSIINTGSGWGLKGGDRAAAYCAAKAGVVNLTKAMAIDHGPANIRVNCVSPGDTDTPLLRDEAKQLRQDEAAFLVASAGGRPLERLGTPRDIANSVLFLASDLSSWVTGSVLVVDGGGIA; translated from the coding sequence ATGCTAAATGCACAGGATGTTTTAAATTTATCCGGCAAGGTGGCGGTTATTACAGGCGGGGCTTCAGGGATTGGCCTTGCTACTGCCGAGCTGCTGGCGGATTTCGGAGCACATGCGGCATTGATCGATATTAATGAGGAAGCGGGCGAGAAAGCGGCCGCGGCCATACGGGCCAAAGGGGGGCAGGCCAGCTTCTACCGCTGCAACGTCACCTCGGCCGCGGATTGTGAACGCGTCGCCTCGGAGATCGCTTCCGCTCAAGGAGGCATTCACATCCTGTTTAATAATGCAGGCGTGATCCGCCGCAAAACGGTAACCGAACTGGAAGAAAAAGATTGGGACCTGGTATTGGACGTATCGCTTAAAGGCGTTTATCTGCTCTCCAAGTACGTGATCCCGATTATGGAGCAAGGCGGAGGCGGCAGCATCATCAACACGGGTTCCGGTTGGGGCCTGAAGGGCGGAGACCGTGCCGCAGCCTACTGTGCGGCCAAAGCCGGTGTCGTCAACCTGACCAAAGCGATGGCCATCGATCATGGTCCGGCTAACATCCGCGTCAACTGCGTATCGCCTGGCGATACGGATACGCCGCTCTTGCGCGACGAAGCTAAGCAGCTGCGGCAGGACGAGGCGGCATTCCTCGTCGCCTCCGCGGGCGGACGGCCGCTGGAACGCCTCGGAACGCCTCGCGATATCGCGAACAGCGTATTATTCCTGGCGAGCGACCTTTCTTCCTGGGTGACCGGAAGCGTGCTTGTTGTAGACGGAGGCGGTATTGCTTAG
- the gcvPA gene encoding aminomethyl-transferring glycine dehydrogenase subunit GcvPA, with the protein MADNRTYAHPYIPNTVPEVRDAMLKEIGLTSIDQLHDAIPDNLKLDREMNLPPAMNEYELRRHIEGLLAKNKHGADYLNFLGAGCWQHFIPAVCDEINQRSEFVTAYAGEPYEDHGRFQALFEYQSLVAELVDMDVVNVPTFDWAQAASTAIRMAGRITGRKTALLPRSVDPDKAAIIHNYCTPVMEIEYVEIDTVTGKMDLSDLQSKLGDHVAAVYFENPGYLGIIEDQGAEISKLAHDAGAISIVGVDPISLGVLEPPARYGADIICGDLQPLGMHMNYGGGQAGFIATRDEEKYVMEYPSRLFGIVPTEAQGEYGFGDVAYERTSFALREKGKESVGTQTALWGITAGVYLSLLGPGGMQEVGATIIEKSHYAAKLLADIPGVSLRFEGAFFKEFVVDFNDTGLTVAQINRRLMDEGIFGGKDLSAGYPQWGQCALYCVTEIHTQADLERLASALRAIAAYQPRS; encoded by the coding sequence TTGGCTGATAACAGAACTTATGCCCATCCCTATATTCCGAATACCGTTCCGGAGGTCCGGGACGCCATGCTGAAGGAAATCGGCCTGACATCGATAGATCAGCTGCATGATGCGATTCCGGACAACCTGAAGCTGGACCGGGAGATGAATCTCCCGCCGGCAATGAACGAATACGAGCTGCGCCGTCACATTGAGGGTCTGCTGGCGAAAAACAAGCATGGCGCCGACTATTTGAATTTCCTCGGCGCCGGCTGCTGGCAGCATTTCATTCCGGCCGTTTGCGACGAGATCAACCAGCGCTCCGAATTCGTGACCGCATATGCCGGTGAACCTTACGAAGACCATGGGCGTTTTCAAGCGCTGTTCGAATACCAGAGCTTGGTTGCTGAGCTTGTGGACATGGATGTCGTCAACGTTCCGACTTTCGACTGGGCCCAGGCGGCTTCCACCGCGATCCGGATGGCCGGCCGCATCACGGGCCGCAAGACAGCTCTGCTTCCGCGTTCCGTTGACCCCGATAAGGCAGCGATCATTCACAATTACTGCACGCCGGTGATGGAAATCGAGTATGTAGAGATCGACACGGTTACCGGAAAAATGGATCTAAGCGACTTGCAAAGCAAGCTGGGCGATCATGTTGCGGCCGTCTATTTTGAAAATCCGGGTTATCTCGGAATTATTGAGGATCAGGGAGCCGAGATATCGAAGCTTGCCCATGACGCAGGTGCCATATCGATCGTCGGGGTTGATCCAATATCCCTCGGTGTCCTGGAGCCTCCGGCACGTTACGGAGCTGATATTATTTGCGGCGACCTGCAGCCGCTTGGCATGCACATGAACTACGGCGGCGGGCAAGCCGGCTTTATCGCCACGCGCGATGAAGAGAAATACGTGATGGAATATCCATCCCGCTTGTTTGGGATTGTTCCGACGGAAGCCCAGGGAGAGTACGGCTTCGGAGATGTCGCTTATGAGCGTACGTCGTTTGCTTTGCGGGAAAAAGGCAAAGAATCGGTAGGAACCCAAACCGCATTATGGGGAATTACGGCAGGCGTTTATCTGTCGCTGCTGGGACCGGGCGGGATGCAGGAAGTCGGCGCTACCATCATCGAGAAGTCGCATTACGCCGCGAAGCTGCTGGCGGATATCCCAGGTGTTTCCCTTCGCTTTGAAGGCGCCTTTTTCAAGGAATTTGTCGTTGACTTTAATGATACCGGCTTGACGGTGGCCCAGATCAACCGCCGCTTGATGGATGAAGGAATATTCGGCGGCAAGGATTTGTCCGCAGGTTATCCGCAGTGGGGGCAATGCGCGCTGTATTGTGTGACTGAAATCCACACGCAGGCCGATTTGGAACGTCTTGCGTCGGCGCTCCGCGCGATTGCGGCATATCAACCGAGATCATAA
- the gcvPB gene encoding aminomethyl-transferring glycine dehydrogenase subunit GcvPB yields MKRIQRDHKVRQFHQAKWDEPVIFELHRPGERGVIPPRTESAIAEAVGSAQDHIPASMRRNAAPALPEIGQAKVLRHYLRLSQETLGSDLNVEIGQGTCTMKYIPRINEMLIRNPRLTELHPLQDVDSVQGMLEIYHNLDLAMREISGMNAFSFQPSSGTQALLAMASIVRAYHDSRGEGEQRDEIITTIFSHPSQAATAAVKGYKIITLHPDEDGFPDLEKLKNAVSERTAGFVVANPEDTGIYNHRIREFTDVVHAAGGICYYDQANANGLLGITRAKEAGFDMCFFNLHKTFAAPHMCGGPATGALGVTEELKPFLPGPLVELAADGRYVLTEQGGNSIGKVRSFHGVAQTVLRAYAWIMSLGAEGLKDVAQVAVLNNNYLYHKILQIRGASAPYIKGRRLEQVRYSWKQLTDETGVTTEDITRRMCDFGLHYWTSHHPYIVPQPFTLEPTESYSKEDLDEYIQALEHISNEAYTQPEIVKTAPHNSTVHRNIESSLDDPKQWCITWRAYLKKSQPEPAGQK; encoded by the coding sequence ATGAAACGGATTCAAAGAGACCATAAAGTTCGCCAGTTTCACCAAGCCAAATGGGATGAGCCGGTCATTTTCGAACTGCACCGGCCCGGAGAGCGCGGAGTTATACCGCCGCGCACTGAATCCGCCATCGCGGAAGCCGTCGGCAGCGCGCAGGATCACATCCCCGCATCCATGCGGCGGAACGCAGCTCCGGCACTCCCGGAAATCGGGCAGGCCAAGGTGCTCCGGCATTATTTGAGACTGTCCCAGGAAACGCTCGGATCGGATTTGAACGTCGAGATCGGGCAGGGAACCTGTACGATGAAATATATTCCGCGGATTAACGAGATGCTGATCAGAAATCCGCGCCTTACCGAATTGCATCCGCTTCAGGACGTCGATTCCGTGCAGGGGATGCTGGAAATTTACCATAACCTCGATCTGGCGATGCGCGAAATTTCCGGCATGAACGCCTTCTCATTCCAGCCGAGCAGCGGCACGCAAGCGCTGCTGGCCATGGCCTCCATTGTCCGTGCCTACCATGATTCACGCGGTGAAGGAGAGCAGCGGGACGAGATTATCACGACGATCTTCTCACATCCTTCCCAGGCCGCAACTGCGGCGGTGAAGGGATACAAGATCATAACGCTGCACCCTGACGAAGACGGCTTCCCGGATCTCGAGAAGCTGAAAAACGCCGTCTCCGAACGGACTGCCGGTTTCGTTGTCGCTAATCCGGAAGATACCGGCATATACAACCATCGCATCCGGGAATTCACGGATGTGGTGCATGCAGCGGGCGGGATTTGTTATTATGACCAGGCCAATGCCAACGGTCTGCTCGGGATTACGCGCGCGAAGGAAGCGGGATTTGATATGTGCTTCTTTAATTTGCATAAAACCTTCGCCGCGCCGCATATGTGCGGGGGTCCGGCCACCGGAGCGCTCGGCGTGACGGAGGAGCTGAAGCCGTTCCTGCCGGGACCGCTCGTAGAGCTTGCCGCAGATGGACGGTATGTGCTGACGGAACAGGGCGGCAACAGCATCGGCAAGGTGCGCAGCTTCCATGGCGTCGCCCAAACCGTGCTCCGCGCCTATGCCTGGATCATGAGCCTTGGCGCGGAAGGGCTCAAAGATGTGGCTCAGGTTGCGGTGCTGAACAACAATTATCTATATCACAAAATTTTGCAAATCCGCGGCGCAAGCGCTCCATATATTAAAGGACGCCGCCTTGAGCAGGTCCGCTACAGCTGGAAACAGCTCACGGATGAAACCGGAGTGACGACGGAGGACATTACGCGCCGGATGTGCGATTTCGGACTTCATTACTGGACCTCCCATCATCCGTACATCGTGCCGCAGCCGTTTACGCTGGAGCCGACGGAATCGTACTCCAAGGAAGACTTGGACGAATATATCCAGGCGCTGGAGCATATTTCGAACGAGGCTTACACGCAGCCGGAAATCGTCAAAACCGCCCCGCATAACAGCACCGTGCACCGCAACATAGAATCGTCCCTTGACGATCCCAAGCAGTGGTGCATTACCTGGCGCGCTTACTTGAAGAAAAGCCAGCCGGAACCAGCCGGGCAGAAGTAA
- a CDS encoding glucose-1-phosphate adenylyltransferase, which produces MRRKEVVAMLLAGGQGKRLKGLTKTLAKPAVYFGGTYRIIDFPLSNCSNSGIDTVGVLTQYEPLVLHSYIGIGSDWDMDHRSGGVYVLPPYEREDGTSWYRGTADAIYRNMKFIEQFNPEHVLILSADHIYKMDYERMLSYHKLKNADCTISVIDVSLEEASRFGILNTDDDLRIYEFEEKPALPQSTLASMGIYLFKWDVLRNALLQNVENPGTHHDFGKDIIPMMLAQGKPLYAYPFKGYWKDVGTIDSLWEANMDLLSEHPPLMLNDPEWRIFTRNPNQPAEYIAPGAKVKNSMINEGCTVHGEVNHSVLFYGVEIGEGSVITDSVIMPQVSIGRNVRIHRAIIAEDMVIEDGTVIGGEREEESEIVLITSDNEAATNCQLSRFPS; this is translated from the coding sequence ATGAGGAGGAAAGAAGTCGTGGCCATGCTTTTGGCGGGAGGACAGGGGAAACGCCTCAAGGGATTGACGAAAACTCTAGCGAAACCGGCGGTTTATTTTGGAGGCACTTACCGCATTATCGATTTTCCGCTCAGCAATTGTTCGAACTCGGGTATTGATACCGTCGGCGTGCTGACGCAATATGAACCGCTTGTGCTTCACTCCTACATCGGAATCGGCAGCGACTGGGACATGGATCACCGCAGCGGCGGCGTTTACGTTCTACCTCCCTACGAGCGGGAAGATGGAACCAGCTGGTACCGGGGCACGGCTGATGCCATTTACCGGAATATGAAATTTATCGAACAGTTCAATCCCGAGCATGTGCTGATCCTGTCGGCAGATCACATATATAAGATGGATTATGAAAGGATGCTGAGCTACCATAAGCTGAAAAACGCCGACTGCACCATTTCGGTGATCGACGTAAGTTTGGAGGAGGCGTCGCGGTTCGGCATTTTGAATACTGACGACGATTTGCGGATTTATGAATTCGAGGAAAAACCTGCGCTGCCGCAAAGCACGCTTGCATCGATGGGCATATATTTATTCAAATGGGATGTTTTGAGAAATGCCTTGCTGCAAAATGTGGAAAACCCCGGTACGCATCATGATTTTGGCAAGGATATCATTCCGATGATGCTGGCGCAGGGAAAACCGCTGTATGCGTATCCGTTTAAAGGTTACTGGAAGGATGTCGGAACGATTGACAGTCTGTGGGAAGCAAATATGGATCTGTTGTCCGAGCATCCGCCGCTTATGCTCAATGATCCGGAATGGCGGATTTTTACCCGGAACCCCAACCAGCCCGCCGAATACATTGCTCCAGGCGCAAAAGTAAAAAACAGCATGATCAATGAAGGCTGCACCGTCCATGGGGAGGTTAACCATTCCGTGCTCTTTTACGGCGTAGAGATAGGGGAGGGCAGCGTCATAACGGATTCCGTCATTATGCCGCAGGTATCCATTGGCAGGAATGTCCGGATTCACCGTGCGATTATTGCCGAAGACATGGTGATTGAAGACGGTACCGTCATCGGCGGCGAGAGGGAGGAAGAAAGTGAGATTGTATTGATCACGAGCGATAACGAAGCTGCGACAAACTGTCAATTATCCCGTTTTCCCTCTTAG
- the glgD gene encoding glucose-1-phosphate adenylyltransferase subunit GlgD, whose product MKQLMGVINLDHELELLGELTYFRCGAAVPFAGRYRLIDFVMSNMMHAGVLDIALFVRRKYRSLLDHLGEGRPWDLDRKRGGLFILPPDWNDPTDVSSGEMQHIHNNQDFFERGSAEYVIYSGSQHLSNVDFCDAYAYHLEQEADVTLIYTKIDRLQPEHQQCIRLDVDENGRVTDIHHEREHSNIYMEMFIMEKRRFLHLAKQCIAHGESHFFRDAIHKNRSRLKIAGYEYKGYHAVINSLESYYRNSMDLLQPEKYNSLFREQPVHTKIKYEVPARYLQTAEVSNSLVANGCQIGGTVENSILFRGVQVKEGARIHNSIIMQKCVIHGDVKLENVILDKDVIISRGRKLQGDVRKPFVVAKDTAI is encoded by the coding sequence ATGAAGCAACTTATGGGAGTTATCAATCTGGATCATGAGCTGGAACTGCTGGGCGAGCTGACCTATTTCCGGTGCGGTGCCGCGGTGCCTTTTGCCGGCCGGTACCGGCTGATCGATTTTGTCATGTCGAATATGATGCATGCGGGCGTGCTCGATATAGCGTTATTCGTCCGACGCAAATACCGGTCGCTTCTGGATCATCTCGGCGAAGGACGTCCTTGGGATTTGGACCGCAAGCGCGGCGGGCTGTTCATTCTGCCTCCCGATTGGAATGATCCAACCGATGTTTCCAGCGGCGAAATGCAGCATATTCATAACAATCAGGATTTTTTCGAACGCGGCTCGGCCGAATATGTCATTTATTCAGGGAGCCAGCATTTAAGCAACGTGGATTTTTGCGACGCTTATGCATACCATCTGGAGCAGGAAGCGGATGTAACGCTCATATATACGAAAATCGACCGGCTTCAGCCGGAGCATCAGCAATGCATCCGTTTGGATGTGGACGAAAACGGCCGCGTAACCGACATTCATCATGAGCGGGAGCACTCCAACATATATATGGAAATGTTCATCATGGAGAAAAGGCGGTTCCTGCATCTCGCCAAGCAGTGTATCGCCCATGGTGAGAGCCATTTTTTCCGCGATGCCATCCACAAAAACCGGAGCAGGCTGAAAATCGCCGGTTATGAATACAAGGGGTACCATGCGGTGATCAACTCGCTTGAAAGCTATTACCGCAACAGCATGGATTTGCTCCAGCCGGAGAAATACAATTCATTGTTCCGGGAGCAGCCCGTCCATACCAAAATCAAATACGAAGTCCCGGCAAGATATCTCCAAACGGCTGAAGTCAGCAACTCTTTGGTGGCAAACGGCTGCCAGATCGGCGGAACCGTCGAGAACAGCATTTTGTTCAGAGGCGTGCAGGTCAAGGAAGGGGCAAGGATCCACAACTCTATCATTATGCAAAAATGCGTCATTCATGGAGATGTAAAGCTTGAAAACGTCATTCTGGACAAAGACGTCATCATTTCGCGGGGGCGAAAGCTGCAGGGTGACGTCAGAAAGCCGTTTGTGGTTGCCAAAGACACGGCGATCTAA
- a CDS encoding glycogen/starch/alpha-glucan phosphorylase codes for MFNNTELFKAAFIEQLVSRLGKSLEEATAGDVYQILGVLVRERIGRHWAQTNETYKKQQEKQVYYFSMEFLIGRLLGNNLLNLGVLDTVRDGLLDLGWDFQEIEEQEQEAGLGNGGLGRLAACFLDSLASLQYAGHGCGIRYKYGLFEQKIVDGHQVELPDNWLQKGYVWEERRADKRIEVSFWGRVEISEENGRTIFKTADDEKIWAVPYDIPIIGCGRPHVNTLRLWSAESAVDPAKLRVHGEDGYYKFLDYNRSVESISEFLYPDDSRYEGKLLRLKQQYFLCAAGLQSVLRTFEKLGLPYSQLPCKVAIHINDTHPTLTIPELMRILIDEKGYGWDEAWDITIRTVSYTNHTLLSEALEKWPVQMVRELLPRVYMIIEEINKRFCGMLLERYPSQPDAVSQMAIIENDQVKMAHLAVVGSYSVNGVARLHTELLKQDVMKPFYELFPHRFNNKTNGITHRRWLLHANPELGVAISESIGTAWIESPHQLLELEPFKDDPAFRDKCMSIKRGNKLRLAEYIRQKQGASVDPDSIFDVQVKRLHGYKRQLMNILHIMHLYNDIKDDPAAERVPRTYIFGAKAAPGYYLAKCIIKLIHVVADAVNKDPQMKGKLQVLFLENYSVSLAEKIIPAADVSEQISTAGKEASGTGNMKFMMNGALTIGTLDGANVEMHQLLGDDNIFLFGLRSEEVQDYYKYGGYLARDMYERDPRIKRIIDQLVSPGPFCCHELEFGVIRQSLLDHNDEFFVLRDFGDYAKTQAAVDRAYLNPQAWAAKSVINIARSGHFSSDRTIRLYASDIWKIQPVGRQLEG; via the coding sequence TTGTTTAACAACACGGAATTGTTTAAGGCTGCGTTCATAGAGCAGTTGGTCAGCCGTTTGGGAAAAAGCCTTGAAGAAGCGACGGCAGGCGATGTCTATCAAATTCTCGGCGTTCTGGTTCGCGAGAGAATCGGACGTCATTGGGCGCAGACGAATGAAACCTATAAAAAGCAGCAGGAAAAGCAGGTATACTATTTTTCCATGGAATTTCTGATCGGCAGGCTGCTCGGAAACAATTTGCTGAATCTCGGCGTGCTCGACACGGTTCGGGACGGCCTGCTGGATCTGGGTTGGGATTTCCAGGAGATCGAAGAGCAGGAACAGGAAGCAGGTCTTGGCAACGGGGGGCTTGGACGCCTTGCCGCATGTTTCCTCGATTCCCTGGCTTCGCTGCAATATGCGGGACATGGCTGCGGGATCCGGTACAAATACGGCCTGTTCGAACAAAAAATCGTGGACGGACATCAGGTCGAGCTGCCGGATAACTGGCTTCAAAAAGGGTATGTGTGGGAAGAACGCAGGGCGGATAAGCGGATCGAGGTCAGCTTTTGGGGACGAGTGGAAATATCCGAAGAAAACGGCCGCACCATTTTTAAAACGGCTGATGACGAGAAAATTTGGGCCGTACCTTATGATATTCCCATCATCGGCTGCGGCCGGCCTCATGTAAATACTTTGCGGCTGTGGAGTGCCGAATCGGCGGTGGACCCGGCGAAATTGCGGGTGCATGGCGAAGACGGCTATTATAAATTTTTGGACTATAACCGTTCGGTGGAATCTATTTCCGAGTTTCTGTATCCCGATGACTCCAGGTACGAAGGCAAGCTGCTGCGCTTGAAGCAGCAATATTTTTTATGCGCGGCCGGCCTGCAAAGCGTGCTGCGGACCTTCGAGAAGCTGGGGCTTCCCTACAGTCAGCTGCCCTGCAAGGTGGCCATCCATATCAACGATACGCATCCGACCCTGACCATTCCGGAACTGATGCGGATCCTGATCGACGAGAAGGGTTACGGGTGGGACGAAGCTTGGGATATTACGATCCGGACGGTTTCCTACACCAATCATACACTGCTCAGCGAAGCGCTCGAGAAATGGCCCGTCCAGATGGTGCGTGAGCTGCTGCCCCGCGTGTATATGATCATCGAGGAAATCAACAAACGCTTTTGCGGCATGCTGCTGGAACGTTATCCGAGCCAGCCGGATGCCGTTTCCCAAATGGCCATCATCGAAAACGATCAAGTAAAAATGGCCCATCTGGCGGTGGTTGGCAGCTACAGCGTCAACGGCGTGGCCCGGCTGCATACGGAGCTGCTGAAACAAGACGTCATGAAGCCGTTTTATGAGCTGTTTCCGCACCGGTTTAATAACAAAACCAACGGCATCACCCATCGGCGCTGGCTGCTGCACGCGAATCCGGAACTTGGCGTCGCCATTAGCGAAAGCATCGGCACGGCCTGGATCGAAAGTCCGCATCAACTGCTTGAGCTGGAGCCGTTCAAAGACGATCCGGCATTCCGGGACAAATGCATGAGCATCAAGCGGGGAAACAAGCTGCGGCTGGCCGAATACATTCGGCAGAAGCAGGGGGCGTCGGTTGACCCGGATTCCATCTTCGATGTACAGGTCAAACGGCTTCACGGATACAAAAGACAGCTGATGAACATATTGCACATCATGCATTTATACAACGACATCAAAGACGATCCGGCGGCGGAACGCGTGCCGCGCACCTATATCTTCGGCGCGAAGGCGGCGCCGGGTTATTATTTGGCAAAATGCATCATTAAACTCATCCATGTGGTCGCTGACGCCGTGAACAAGGACCCGCAGATGAAAGGGAAGCTGCAGGTGCTTTTCCTGGAAAATTATTCAGTTTCCCTGGCGGAGAAGATCATCCCCGCCGCCGATGTCAGCGAGCAAATATCCACCGCCGGCAAGGAAGCATCCGGCACCGGCAATATGAAGTTTATGATGAACGGGGCGCTTACGATCGGGACGCTGGACGGCGCTAATGTGGAAATGCATCAATTGCTTGGCGACGATAATATATTCCTGTTTGGTTTGCGGTCGGAAGAGGTGCAGGATTATTACAAATATGGAGGGTATTTGGCGAGAGACATGTACGAAAGGGACCCCAGAATCAAGCGGATCATCGATCAGCTGGTATCTCCCGGTCCATTTTGCTGCCATGAACTCGAATTCGGGGTCATTCGCCAGTCCCTTCTGGACCATAATGACGAATTTTTCGTGCTCCGTGATTTTGGCGATTATGCAAAGACGCAGGCGGCCGTGGACCGCGCTTATCTGAACCCGCAGGCCTGGGCGGCCAAATCCGTGATCAATATCGCCCGCTCCGGCCATTTCTCCAGCGACCGAACGATTAGGCTGTATGCGTCCGACATTTGGAAAATCCAGCCGGTCGGGAGGCAGCTCGAGGGATAA